TATTCGGCGCGGATTCTCTATCAGGAACTGCGAGCGAGCCACGAGTACATCGGCAGTTATGAGACGGTGAAGCGAGGGGTGGCGCCGCTGCGTGAGGGTCAGCTGCAGGCGGAGCGGGCCCTCCTCCGCTTTGAGACACCGCCGGGCCAGCAGAGTCAGATTGATTGGGGCCAAGCCACCGTGCCCTTCCGCGCCGGCCCGACGGTGGTGCACGTGTTCGTGTTGACGTTGGGGTTCAGCCGACGTGGGTTCTATTACGCCTGTGCCGATGAGCGGCTGGCGCAGTTTCTCGAGGCCCATGAACGGGCTTTTGCGCATTTCGGTGGCCACACGCGAGAGCATCTGTATGACCGACCGCGAACCGTCTGTTATGCGGATGAGACGGGGCGGCGGCTCTGGAATCCCACCTTCAAAGCCTTCGCCGACTATTGGGGCTTTGAGCCGCGCGTGTGTCGGCCCTATCGGGCCCAGACCAAGGGTAAGGTCGAATCCGGCGTGAAATATCTGAAACGGAACTTTCTGCCGGGACGAACGTTTGTCGATCT
This region of Nitrospira sp. genomic DNA includes:
- the istA gene encoding IS21 family transposase yields the protein YSARILYQELRASHEYIGSYETVKRGVAPLREGQLQAERALLRFETPPGQQSQIDWGQATVPFRAGPTVVHVFVLTLGFSRRGFYYACADERLAQFLEAHERAFAHFGGHTREHLYDRPRTVCYADETGRRLWNPTFKAFADYWGFEPRVCRPYRAQTKGKVESGVKYLKRNFLPGRTFVDLVDFQTQLDEWTATIADRRIHGTTHEEPLVRFARERNHLVPLADQRAFQQEARVSRIVAEDYLVSLATNRYSVPFRLIGQRVEVQRRGDTVHIFHRDQEIATHPVLPGQHQFRIQPEHGPGASARLARHRRSTVSDRSPRPDALPEVEVRDLAWYEAVCERTASQEGRP